The Sporomusa termitida genome has a window encoding:
- a CDS encoding glycosyltransferase, with amino-acid sequence MNSLGESGPVNVNNEAGKNEIIQPLTSIVILTYNKLDYNKLCIESIRDYTEPGSYEIIVIDNHSTDGTVEWLQAQPDLKLIANNENIGFPAGCNQGIKAACGDSVLLLNNDTIVTPYWLVNLRRCLFSAEDIGAVGAVTNSCSNFQSTPCEYSSIAEMLDFARQRNNSNPDLWEPRTRLVGYCMLIKTEIINKIGLLEEAFSPGNYEDDDYCLRIRNAGYRLILCWDTFIHHFGSISFGEQAIQYNSLLETNKQKFIEKWGLPPHAVAPYEPPQDVMIKKWFTYEHEVSFYKQWIENAKRKFYALIERAEFSVLTGNLENAVSLVKQAADAAHHLHPGFFSSPRAELVLRKVAQKLKDSVIAPIIAFPPRTTEKRNVLHVLSQGYHSGGHTRLVERWITMDQTAVHSVVGTLNSATNPPWLIEAAMQSGGWYNALDTTNLNLCQRAKMLRDIAAAWADLVVLHIHPHDPIAPIAFGDDGGPPVLFLNHADHAFTIGMSIADLVVELRAAGQLLSMTRRNSPASVMLPIPLKLPPALQDKQLAKQTLGISSDKIVFLTIATPYKLVPCGDYNFISLLREIIRLHENVEVLVIGPADAGEWAGLKRESNGRIRAFGIQHDLNLFHSAADIYLVSMPMGSMTAVLEAGVLGIPAVGLAVNVATLSADVMPGTVETLFTSYSDLFAAIDRLISDADFRSHQGNYLKNTILEKHYLGWPAHLSTLYSCLPASHKPGKMLEEQEQPVTSSDVIWAYFQHRSGLCYSSFG; translated from the coding sequence GTGAACAGCTTAGGCGAGAGTGGCCCAGTTAACGTAAATAACGAAGCTGGCAAAAATGAAATTATTCAGCCGTTAACAAGTATCGTTATCTTAACGTACAATAAACTGGACTACAATAAATTGTGCATTGAAAGCATTAGAGATTATACAGAACCAGGTTCGTATGAAATCATTGTGATCGATAATCACTCAACAGATGGAACGGTCGAGTGGCTGCAAGCCCAGCCTGATTTAAAGTTAATTGCCAATAATGAAAACATTGGTTTTCCCGCAGGCTGCAATCAAGGTATTAAGGCTGCCTGCGGGGATAGTGTACTTCTATTAAACAATGACACGATTGTAACACCTTACTGGCTAGTTAACCTGAGAAGATGTTTGTTTAGCGCCGAGGACATAGGGGCTGTCGGGGCAGTAACCAATTCCTGTTCCAATTTTCAAAGCACCCCCTGTGAATATTCCAGTATTGCCGAAATGCTCGATTTTGCAAGGCAGAGAAACAATTCTAATCCGGATCTCTGGGAGCCCAGAACCCGCCTTGTTGGTTACTGCATGCTAATTAAGACTGAAATAATCAATAAAATCGGTTTACTGGAAGAAGCTTTTTCGCCTGGCAATTATGAAGATGACGATTATTGCTTGCGCATCAGAAATGCCGGCTATCGCCTGATCTTATGCTGGGATACCTTTATTCATCATTTTGGCAGTATTTCTTTTGGCGAACAGGCTATTCAATATAATAGCCTGTTGGAGACCAACAAACAAAAGTTTATCGAAAAATGGGGTTTGCCGCCGCATGCTGTCGCCCCTTATGAGCCGCCGCAAGATGTAATGATCAAAAAATGGTTTACTTATGAGCATGAAGTCAGCTTTTATAAACAATGGATAGAAAATGCAAAAAGGAAATTTTACGCATTAATTGAACGTGCTGAGTTTTCGGTGCTAACCGGAAATCTTGAAAACGCTGTGAGCTTGGTAAAGCAGGCTGCCGATGCTGCGCATCATTTGCATCCAGGTTTTTTTAGTTCACCCCGGGCAGAATTAGTTTTGCGCAAAGTCGCGCAAAAATTAAAGGACAGTGTAATTGCGCCAATTATAGCATTTCCACCCAGAACTACTGAAAAGAGAAATGTTTTGCATGTATTGAGCCAAGGTTACCATTCCGGCGGTCATACCAGATTAGTTGAGCGTTGGATTACTATGGATCAGACAGCGGTTCATTCCGTGGTCGGTACGCTGAACAGCGCCACTAATCCACCCTGGTTGATAGAAGCTGCTATGCAATCCGGTGGTTGGTACAATGCTCTCGACACCACAAATCTTAATTTGTGCCAGCGGGCAAAAATGCTGCGTGATATAGCGGCGGCCTGGGCTGATTTGGTTGTTCTGCATATTCATCCCCATGACCCCATTGCACCGATTGCTTTTGGTGATGACGGCGGTCCGCCGGTATTGTTTCTCAATCACGCCGACCATGCCTTTACGATCGGGATGAGCATTGCCGACCTGGTGGTGGAGCTTAGAGCTGCCGGCCAGCTTTTAAGTATGACCCGGAGAAACTCGCCCGCATCCGTTATGCTGCCCATACCGCTTAAACTGCCACCGGCACTGCAGGATAAGCAGTTAGCAAAACAAACACTGGGTATAAGCTCAGATAAGATCGTTTTTCTAACAATCGCCACTCCCTATAAGCTGGTTCCTTGTGGTGATTACAATTTTATCAGTTTGCTCCGTGAAATCATCAGGCTGCACGAGAATGTTGAGGTTTTAGTGATAGGACCTGCCGACGCCGGTGAGTGGGCCGGGCTCAAGCGTGAGAGCAATGGGCGGATCAGAGCGTTTGGCATTCAGCATGATCTGAATTTATTTCACAGCGCGGCAGATATATATTTGGTTTCAATGCCGATGGGGTCAATGACGGCAGTACTTGAAGCCGGTGTCTTAGGTATTCCGGCGGTTGGTTTAGCCGTTAATGTTGCAACCCTTAGCGCAGATGTGATGCCTGGGACTGTCGAGACGCTGTTTACCAGCTATAGCGATCTTTTTGCAGCAATCGACAGATTAATAAGTGATGCCGATTTCCGCAGCCACCAAGGTAATTATTTGAAAAATACAATACTTGAAAAACATTATCTGGGTTGGCCTGCGCATCTGAGTACCTTGTATTCATGCCTGCCGGCCAGCCATAAACCTGGTAAAATGTTGGAAGAGCAAGAGCAACCTGTTACCAGCAGTGATGTTATTTGGGCCTATTTTCAACACCGGAGCGGGTTATGTTATTCCAGTTTTGGCTAA
- a CDS encoding alginate O-acetyltransferase AlgX-related protein — translation MSDIKVLIGKDNWLFLQNDTNRVVEQNNGTLKLTEFELRRWLRTLEARFAILKNRGINYYFLIAPNKESIYPEHLPDDYIMDETRLVYQLINACNLNNLPLYFPVDILKLYKTEYQLYPTGNTHWNGIGGFIAYEYLMNIIRKDFNIPILAWGDISFVHEETSQDLGNKLTPPRTSIFSWGKVKQPRAQIIYDNQLINSGKIQITLNKNTSLPTAVVFHDSFIEFLLPFLMESFSKIYLCHTPCLDYELLTQIKPDIVISEMVERFLIQPPVDF, via the coding sequence ATGAGTGATATAAAAGTGTTAATTGGAAAAGATAACTGGCTTTTTTTACAGAATGATACAAATCGTGTTGTCGAACAAAATAACGGCACTTTAAAATTAACAGAATTTGAACTTAGAAGATGGCTGCGGACCTTAGAAGCCAGATTTGCTATTCTCAAAAACAGAGGAATTAACTATTATTTTCTGATTGCGCCTAATAAAGAGAGTATCTATCCGGAACATTTACCTGATGATTATATAATGGATGAGACCAGATTGGTTTATCAGCTAATAAATGCCTGCAACCTAAATAATTTACCGTTATATTTTCCGGTTGACATTCTAAAACTTTATAAAACCGAATATCAACTGTATCCCACCGGGAACACGCATTGGAATGGTATCGGCGGTTTTATTGCCTATGAATATCTAATGAATATTATTAGAAAAGACTTTAATATACCAATTCTGGCTTGGGGCGACATAAGCTTCGTACACGAGGAAACATCTCAGGATTTAGGCAACAAACTTACTCCTCCCAGAACCTCAATTTTTTCCTGGGGCAAGGTGAAGCAGCCGCGGGCCCAGATAATCTATGATAATCAACTAATTAACTCCGGCAAAATACAGATTACCTTAAACAAAAATACCAGCTTACCGACGGCAGTAGTTTTTCACGATTCATTTATCGAGTTTTTATTACCATTTCTTATGGAAAGCTTTAGTAAAATATATTTATGCCATACACCCTGTCTGGATTATGAGCTGCTTACTCAAATTAAGCCTGATATTGTCATTTCAGAAATGGTGGAACGTTTTTTAATACAGCCGCCAGTTGATTTTTGA